A DNA window from Ipomoea triloba cultivar NCNSP0323 chromosome 10, ASM357664v1 contains the following coding sequences:
- the LOC116032680 gene encoding mitochondrial amidoxime reducing component 2-like, producing MGECEAAAKVCSILIYPLKSCRGISVPEAALTSTGFRWDRQWMVVNARGRACTQKVEPSLTLVEPELPHEAFSEGWEPKKGSFLVIKAPGMDVLKIPLVAPSAISNGVSVWEWSGSALDEGDRASEWFTKFLGKPCRLVRFNEATENRSANPSYASGYHIKFNDAFPYLLASQKSLDALNEQLEEPVSIMRFRANIIVEDCEAYAEDLWKEMKINGLTFHSSQLCYRCKVTRVHPETAALGPEPLETLSKFRSNKVLHPERKPLGRIYFGQYVVCTDCSDEGKKKSIRVGDSVHVLKMVSSYADVSV from the exons atgggGGAATGTGAAGCAGCAGCAAAAGTGTGTTCAATCTTGATATACCCTCTCAAATCTTGCCGTGGGATCTCTGTTCCTGAAGCAGCCCTTACTTCCActg GGTTCCGGTGGGATCGCCAATGGATGGTTGTGAATGCAAGAGGAAGAGCATGTACTCAAAAGGTTGAACCATCACTCACTTTGGTTGAACCAGAATTGCCTCATGAGGCATTCTCAGAGGGCTGGGAACCCAAAAAGGGCTCGTTTTTAG TGATTAAGGCCCCGGGGATGGATGTGCTGAAGATCCCATTGGTTGCACCGTCTGCCATAAGCAACGGTGTCTCCGTGTGGGAGTGGTCTGGCTCTGCGTTGGACGAGGGAGATCGAGCATCAGAGTGGTTCACCAAGTTTCTTGGAAAACCTTGCCGGCTTGTGCGTTTTAATGAAG CAACAGAGAATAGGTCCGCGAACCCCAGTTATGCCTCCGGCTACCATATTAAGTTTAATGATGCCTTTCCATATCTCCTGGCATCCCAG AAATCACTGGATGCATTAAATGAGCAGCTTGAGGAGCCTGTATCAATTATGCGCTTCAGAGCCAA CATTATTGTCGAGGACTGTGAAGCATACGCTGAAGATTTGTGGAAGGAGATGAAGAtaaatggattaacatttcatAGCTCTCAACTATGTTACCGCTGTAAG GTAACTAGAGTTCATCCAGAAACAGCAGCACTAGGCCCAGAGCCACTTGAGACCCTTTCAAAGTTCCGCTCGAACAAAGTCTTGCATCCAGAAAGGAAGCCGCTTGGAAGG ATATACTTTGGACAGTATGTTGTGTGCACAGACTGCAGTGatgaaggaaagaaaaaaagcatTAGAGTGGGAGACAGTGTTCATGTCCTCAAGATGGTGTCTTCCTATGCTGATGTTTCAGTCTGA